A window of Phragmites australis chromosome 15, lpPhrAust1.1, whole genome shotgun sequence genomic DNA:
GCATTGCTACTCCCTCCCTGCGCCCCTGCTCTGCATCTATCACGCAATAGGCTGGTCCAAAAAACCCTGTATGCGCTTCTCACACTGAACCGGCCGTGCTCATAAAAGTGCCATGCCAGTGTATCTTCCCTGCCCTCATGTACAGGTAGTGCCAATATCAGTGCCGCGTCCTCAGACCAGAAGGTCTCCTGTACCAGATCTCGATCCCATCCGCCGACTACAGGATCAAAGAGTTCAGAGACCCGGGTGAGTAGAGAAGCACCTCTTGGCGTGATCGGCCTTCTTGAGAAGTCCCTCGGAAGCCACGAATCCTTCCAAATATTCAGGTTGTGCCCATCCCCGACACGCCAAATTATGCCCTTTTTAATCAGCTCTAACCCGCGAAGAATGCTTCGCCAACAATATGACATTCCGGcctttggcttggcttctaggACATTTGAATTTGCATAATACTTTGCTTTCAACACACGCGCACACAGTGAGTCTGGGTTGTTCCACAAACGCCAGGCTTGCTTTGCTAGCATAGCTATGTTAAAACCATGGATATCCCTGAAGCCCAAACCACCCTCATCTTTTGTTGCCATCAGTCGATCCTTGCTTAACCAGTGTATCTTGTGTTTACCTTCCTGCTGGTTCCACCAAAACCGGCAGATCATCGTGCTAATTTGGTCACATAGACCTTTGGAAAGGTCAAAACAACCCATAGCAAAAGTTGGAATCGCCTGAGCAACCGCCTTAATTAAGATCTCCTTACCGGCCCGAGACAAGAATTTTTCATTCCATCCTTGCATTCTTTTCCAGATACGGTCTTTTAAGTACGCAAATGTACCTGACTTCGACCGACCCACATGAACCGGTAGGCCCAAATACCTTTCACTCATAGTCTCCtttgttacctgtagtatatCACAGACTAACTTTTTCTGCCGTGGCTTTGTATTCCGACTAAATAGCACAGCTAACTTCGCTTTATTAATCATTTGTCCCGAGAACTGTTCATAAAGCTGGAGTATATTCTGCAGCTACCTGCTATCCCCCTCTGTTGCACGAATCAGGATAAGTGAGTCATCGGCAAACAGAAGGTGTGATATGCTTGGCGCATTCTGACAGGTTTTCACTCCGGCTAATGAACcatccctctctcctttcttaaGCAAAGCCGAGAAGGCTTCAGCACAAAGGAGGAAAAGGTATGGTGACAGGGGGTCGCCCTGCCTCAACCCTCTCTGTGGTATAAAGCTTGCTGAAAGCTCTCCATTCACCTTAACTCTGTAAGACACTGTGGTAACACAATTTATAATTAGCTGAATCCACACTTCATCAAACCCCAGTCTCCTCATCATACTTTCTAAGAAATTCCATTCAACCCTATCATACGCTTTACTCATGTCAAGCTTCAAAGCCGCATACCCCAAATCACCCTCCCTTTTATTCAACAGATAATGAGTCAGATCATAAGCCACAATTATGTTGTCTGAGATCAGTCTCCCGGGCACAAACGCACTTTGATTGGAGTAATGATCTCGGGCAAAACATTTCTCAATCTGTTTGATAAAACTTTGGACACAACCTTATATATAACATTGCACAAACTTATGGGCCGCAACTCTGTTACCTTCTCCGGTTTTTCCACCTTTGGTATAAGAGCGATCACCGTATCATTCCATCCAGCAGGCATCGGACCCCCTTTTAGCACCCCCATCACCTCCTTTGTCACCTGTTCACCCACCACGTCCCAGAAATTCTTGTAGAAAATGGCCGGCATCCCGTCCGATCCAGGCGCTTTCAAATCCCCGATGGAATCCAGCGCCTGTTTTATCTCTTCTCTGGTGAACTCCTTCTTCAGATACTCATTCATGGCGGCCGTGACACTCGGCTGAACAGCATCAAGTAGGTGCTGCAGCTGCCCTGCGCCGGCCACCTCTGAGGAGCTGAAAAGTTGCAcaaaataattagaaataaacattttcttttcttcctccccctccaccCAACTTCCATCGTCTCTCAAAAGCCGTCCAATCCGGTTTCTCCTACGCCGAGCGGAGCAGGCATTGTGAAAATAAGTTGTGTTACGATCACCATAACGCAACCAATTCACGTGTGCACGTTGCTTCCAATACAAATCTATTTGCTCCTCCAGCCTATCCACTTTGAAGCTCCAAACAGCTTCCCGGCCTACTGAAACATCACTGATCGGCTCTCTCCTCCacctctcaagctccctcttTGCTTTCCTCAACCTCTTCTCAAGATCGCCGAGGACATTTACACTCCATTCATTCAGGCTTGTAGCCACGCCTTTGATACTCTCCCCCAAACTACTTCCTGCACCAGCCCGTTCACCCCAcgcatcctccaccacctctctTGGAGCCAGGAAGCTTCAAATCTAAAAGCCCGGTCTCCACCTCCGGCTCTCCCCCTCTCCACAACTTCTTCTAGGTCGATGATAACCGGGCGGTGGTCAGAATGATAGGGATCACCATTTTTGACCTGTACAAGCGGAAACTTCATTCTCCACTCCGGATTTGCCACCGCTCTATCCAATCTTTCACGAATGTGTGTACTcccttttgtttgtttgtttcgccAGGTAAAAACATCTCCAGTGAAGCCCAGATCATGGAGATCACATGTTTCCAAAGCACCCTTAAACCGGTCCAAGCAAGCTTGGGACCTCGGAATGCCCCCCTCCTTTTCATGGTGAAAAAGCACCTCATTAAAATCTCCCGCACAAAGCCACGGAATTGGTACAGTATTTTCTGAATGGATCACCCCCATCAGATCCCAAGTTTTATACTTGAACTCAGTCCTCGCATCACCATAGATATCCGTGAACCTCCAATTATCTCCCCCAGTCACCAAGACCTCCATGTCAATGTGGTATTTAGATTTGCTTCGCAATACCAAATTGACTCCACTCCTCCACAACACAGCTATTCCCCCTCCCCCTTTGCCTTCAAAATCCACCACCTCCATGTGCTCAATCCCCAGCTTCTTTCTCATCACCAACATCCTCTTCTCAACCATCTTTGTCTCGGACAAGAAAAGAATATCCGCCTCTACGGACTTCTGACAACGCAGAAGCCCCCGAACTGCCGGGGCGTTTCCCAACCCCCGGTAGTTCCACACCATGATCCTCATTTGTCCTCGCAGGACCGATTTGTCGGCCCCGCTTCTTTTGTAGTGGACAACATCACCTCATGCTCCTTCCTGCCTACTTTTTGCAACCTCTGCTTATCGACAtccatctcctccacctccgTCTGCACCCTCTTCCTTTTTCCTGGAGACACCGACACCTTCTCCCCAGGAGTCACCTCACGACGTTGGTGCTTCTTGTAACGGCGACGGTTATCTCTCCCCTTTTCCTCCAACCTCCCGCCAGCGCCCAAATCATCTCCCACTGCTGTACTGTTCTCGTGCATGGGACTGTTCACGTGGACAGCATCCCCATGCGCCATCGCCTCCTTCTGGTCGGGCATAGGGTCAGAGAGCGCCGATAACAAGGTCTTCTTTGCCCCACTGTCCCGGTCCTTCACATTGCTAGGAGCTTTCGGGGGACTAGTGACTTCTTCCCCTTTCTCCTCCCCATCACCTTCCTTCTTTTTCCATGTCAGAGCGTCACTGGCCGATCCTGACGATGCCCAGCGACCACCGCGGGCATCCTGGGATCCTTTACTCCCCGAGCTTCCACCATGCCACAGGCCCCTCGACCGACCACTCACAAGCCTCCTCTCTTCAAAGCCCTCCCCCTTCTTTTTCTCCGGGATGTAGCGGAGATTTCTAGAGAACTGCTGAGCCTCACCCTTCTCCAGCTGGACTTCGCAGTGCTTATCAATATGGCCGATACAGCCACAAATGTAGCAAAAGTCCGGAAGGAATTCGTATGCAAAGGAACACCATTTCTCCCTCTCCTCGCTGCCCACCTTGATCATGATGCCGCGCATAAGCGGCTTGCGAATATCGATCACCACTTTGATCCTTAACACCCTGCCCACCGCCAGGCCATCATCTCCAACATCCACCTCCTTGAACACTCCAATCTTCTCTCCCAGGATTGCCCCAGTCTCCTCATCCATCATCCCGAGTGGTAGGTTCGACACACGCACCCAGATTGGCACATGATTGAACTCCATCTCCTCCAGTGTCTTGGACTCATCAAAATCCGCCATCGCAACCAAATCCTTGGAAATCATCCACGGTCCATCTTCCAAAGCCCTCCTTTTTCCAGATGATTGCAAGAATGTGAATAAAAAATGGTTCTCACCCAGATCCTTGCACGTTACTCCTTTGA
This region includes:
- the LOC133892250 gene encoding uncharacterized protein LOC133892250 produces the protein MADFDESKTLEEMEFNHVPIWVRVSNLPLGMMDEETGAILGEKIGVFKEVDVGDDGLAVGRVLRIKVVIDIRKPLMRGIMIKVGSEEREKWCSFAYEFLPDFCYICGCIGHIDKHCEVQLEKGEAQQFSRNLRYIPEKKKGEGFEERRLVSGRSRGLWHGGSSGSKGSQDARGGRWASSGSASDALTWKKKEGDGEEKGEEVTSPPKAPSNVKDRDSGAKKTLLSALSDPMPDQKEAMAHGDAVHVNSPMHENSTAVGDDLGAGGRLEEKGRDNRRRYKKHQRREVTPGEKVSVSPGKRKRVQTEVEEMDVDKQRLQKVGRKEHEVMLSTTKEAGPTNRSCEDK